The following proteins come from a genomic window of Gimesia chilikensis:
- a CDS encoding RidA family protein translates to MSIEAKIQELNLELPEAPKPGGIYNPVVQVEDMLYISGHGPVKTDGSMHKGRVGEEITEEQGVEAARAVGLTMLATLKQYLGDLNRIDRFVKVLGMVNAAPDFKHHPQVINGFSDLMVQIFGENGRAARSAVGMGSLPGNISVEVEAIVLLKKEARASI, encoded by the coding sequence ATGAGCATCGAGGCAAAAATTCAGGAACTGAATCTGGAACTCCCTGAAGCCCCCAAACCAGGTGGAATCTACAACCCCGTCGTCCAGGTGGAAGACATGCTGTATATCTCCGGCCATGGCCCCGTCAAAACGGACGGCTCTATGCACAAAGGACGGGTTGGCGAAGAAATCACCGAGGAACAGGGTGTTGAAGCGGCCCGCGCTGTTGGTCTGACCATGCTGGCGACCCTCAAACAGTACCTGGGTGACCTCAATCGCATCGATCGCTTCGTCAAAGTGCTCGGCATGGTCAATGCCGCCCCCGATTTCAAACATCATCCACAGGTCATCAACGGCTTCAGCGATCTGATGGTGCAGATTTTCGGCGAAAATGGTCGCGCCGCCCGCAGTGCCGTCGGCATGGGTTCACTGCCCGGTAATATCTCAGTCGAAGTCGAAGCCATCGTGCTGCTCAAGAAAGAAGCCCGGGCCTCCATCTGA
- the floA gene encoding flotillin-like protein FloA (flotillin-like protein involved in membrane lipid rafts) — MDNLWQIAGFLLGGFCIILGIVFLALFARYFKLWIQAFFSRAKIGPLALVFMSLRKVKPSVIVDTKIMAVQAGLTDIPTQSYEAHYLAGGNVHRVVHALIVAHRARIELDWDTACAIDLAGRNIISAVETSVDPKVIDCPDPKKSGRPTLDGVAKDGIQLKARARVTVRTNLNQLVGGATEDTVIARVGEGIVSAIGSCESHKEVLANPSVIARNVLDRGLDSQTAFSIVSIDIADIDVGENIGARLRADQAEADVRIAQARAEERRAEAVASEQEMVARTQENQAKVVLAEAEVPLAMAEAFSHGNLRAV, encoded by the coding sequence ATGGATAATCTTTGGCAAATCGCAGGATTTCTGCTCGGGGGATTTTGTATCATCCTGGGCATCGTCTTTCTGGCGTTGTTCGCCCGGTATTTCAAGCTCTGGATCCAGGCCTTCTTTTCCCGTGCGAAGATCGGCCCGTTAGCTCTGGTCTTCATGTCGCTCCGGAAGGTAAAACCTTCGGTGATCGTGGACACCAAAATCATGGCGGTCCAGGCGGGTCTGACAGATATTCCGACGCAGTCATACGAAGCTCACTACCTGGCGGGGGGCAATGTGCATCGTGTGGTGCATGCGTTGATTGTTGCACACCGGGCCCGAATCGAACTCGACTGGGATACCGCCTGTGCAATTGACCTGGCAGGACGAAACATCATCAGCGCGGTGGAAACAAGCGTGGACCCCAAAGTCATTGACTGTCCCGATCCGAAAAAGAGTGGTCGGCCGACTCTGGATGGCGTCGCGAAAGACGGCATTCAGCTGAAAGCCCGTGCTCGCGTCACGGTGCGAACCAACCTGAACCAGCTGGTGGGTGGGGCAACGGAAGATACGGTTATCGCCCGCGTCGGCGAGGGGATCGTCTCCGCCATCGGTTCCTGTGAGAGTCATAAAGAAGTTCTGGCGAATCCGTCCGTGATTGCCCGCAACGTGCTGGACCGGGGCCTGGATTCTCAGACTGCGTTTTCGATTGTTTCAATTGATATCGCCGACATTGATGTGGGCGAGAATATTGGCGCCCGTCTGCGAGCAGACCAGGCAGAAGCGGACGTACGAATTGCCCAGGCCCGGGCAGAAGAACGCCGTGCTGAGGCAGTTGCCTCCGAACAGGAGATGGTAGCCCGGACTCAGGAAAACCAGGCGAAAGTCGTCCTGGCGGAAGCAGAAGTGCCTCTGGCGATGGCCGAAGCCTTCTCACATGGTAATTTACGGGCAGTTTAA
- a CDS encoding 3-oxoacyl-ACP synthase III: MRYEHVCVEAVSCTLPPHVVTSDELEARLAPVYDRLGLPAGRLELMTGIQERRFFDPGTLPGSISAQTVNQMLDESGFDRKHIGGLIHGSVCRDQLEPATASGVHHATQLPQNSLVLDVSNACLGLLNGMVFLANMIEMGQIRAGIVVGTEVGRDLVEGTIDDLLEDSTLTRKSIKNHFASLTIGSGSAAILLCDRKLSKTGHRLLGGSFQTDTSSHELCAGGVEAQKHGDHRPRMQTDSESLLVAGVNLAIPTWEATKTTLGWENEDVNQVFTHQVGKAHRKLLLDRLGLDPALDYPTVERLGNTGAAALPMAWALGIQDQILRDEAKIALLGIGSGLNSLMLGVQW, encoded by the coding sequence ATGCGTTATGAGCATGTCTGCGTCGAAGCTGTCAGTTGTACGCTTCCCCCCCACGTTGTCACTTCGGATGAACTCGAAGCGCGTCTGGCCCCGGTTTACGATCGTTTAGGTCTGCCTGCGGGCCGACTTGAGCTAATGACGGGTATCCAGGAACGCCGCTTTTTTGATCCCGGAACACTCCCCGGTTCGATCAGCGCGCAGACCGTCAATCAAATGCTCGACGAAAGTGGATTCGACCGCAAACACATCGGCGGCCTGATTCATGGCTCCGTCTGTCGCGATCAGCTGGAACCGGCGACCGCCAGTGGTGTGCATCATGCCACACAACTTCCTCAGAATTCCCTCGTTCTAGACGTGAGTAATGCCTGCCTGGGTCTCTTAAACGGCATGGTTTTCCTGGCCAATATGATCGAAATGGGTCAGATTCGTGCCGGGATTGTGGTGGGAACTGAAGTCGGACGCGATCTGGTGGAAGGGACCATCGATGATCTGCTGGAAGACAGCACGTTGACCCGCAAATCGATCAAGAATCATTTTGCCTCACTGACAATCGGCAGTGGTTCTGCAGCGATCCTGCTTTGTGACCGTAAGTTAAGTAAAACCGGTCATCGTCTGCTGGGGGGGAGTTTCCAGACTGACACGTCCAGTCACGAGCTCTGTGCCGGGGGTGTCGAAGCCCAGAAGCACGGCGATCACCGGCCGCGGATGCAGACCGATTCCGAATCCCTGCTGGTGGCAGGAGTTAACCTGGCGATTCCGACCTGGGAAGCGACTAAAACCACTCTGGGTTGGGAAAACGAGGATGTGAACCAGGTCTTTACCCATCAGGTCGGTAAAGCACACCGGAAACTGCTGCTGGATAGGCTGGGCCTCGATCCCGCTTTGGATTACCCGACCGTTGAACGGCTGGGTAACACTGGAGCCGCCGCCCTCCCCATGGCATGGGCGCTCGGGATTCAGGATCAGATTCTGCGGGACGAGGCCAAAATTGCCCTGCTGGGAATCGGCAGTGGTCTGAATTCTCTCATGCTGGGTGTCCAGTGGTAA
- a CDS encoding alginate export family protein, whose translation MRLRSLLSVGCVLSSLTAAELKAENLGSIVPPAPAAQSETAGEDAQLTPVAEVFQPGADPIESEENPQPETLNETEESEDQIIFDDPSPVKPPADPYKPLFFDNTFGSYLSNPNHPWLLGERLKEMPLGDECSPYTLSVGGELRHRWMHEQNRLRPGGPINTDYNLWRWRQYFDLHISDFARVYFEGIDASIFDNDLPPTPIDINRWNVQNAFVDVKLHEWDGAPGWFRYGRQEMLYGSQHLISPLDWSNTRRNFEGFKYFHHTDSVHFDAFITNPVNAAAGNQPLSRYDNGRDKPDTSVTFSGIYMTFLDAGPELIDLYYLWLRDETNTPNRPDGSRHTLGGRYKNSWEVQNECCQVTRIWDFETEGAYQFGVDDSKRVSAGFWTAVLGHTWTTVPWQPRLSGLFYYGSGNHDPNGSTNNTFNTLYPLGHAYWGIIDNLSGQNLFDWSLQLNAKPAKKVSLVSAFHWFEKATSNDYLYNVAGAPVGTLGGSRDIGQELDLIAIYNFNPNFNIQAGYSWFWYGDFVGTNIPPRNTATQFYVQTTVRY comes from the coding sequence ATGCGTTTACGCTCTCTCTTATCAGTTGGTTGTGTGCTTTCCTCTTTGACTGCTGCCGAACTCAAAGCGGAAAATCTGGGATCGATTGTTCCCCCCGCGCCCGCAGCACAGTCTGAGACTGCAGGTGAAGACGCTCAGCTGACTCCGGTCGCTGAAGTGTTTCAGCCTGGCGCAGATCCGATTGAGTCAGAAGAGAATCCGCAACCGGAGACCCTGAATGAAACTGAGGAGTCGGAAGACCAGATCATCTTCGACGATCCCTCGCCGGTAAAACCGCCGGCCGATCCGTATAAGCCCCTGTTCTTTGATAACACTTTCGGCAGCTATCTCAGCAATCCCAACCATCCCTGGCTGTTGGGAGAGCGGTTGAAGGAGATGCCGCTGGGAGATGAATGTTCGCCTTACACTCTGTCGGTGGGTGGCGAGCTGCGGCACCGCTGGATGCACGAACAAAACCGACTGCGTCCCGGCGGACCCATCAATACCGATTACAATCTGTGGCGCTGGCGTCAGTACTTCGATCTGCATATCAGCGATTTTGCCCGCGTCTATTTTGAAGGCATTGATGCCTCGATCTTCGATAACGATCTGCCACCTACGCCGATTGATATTAACCGCTGGAATGTGCAAAACGCGTTTGTGGATGTCAAACTGCACGAGTGGGATGGGGCGCCCGGGTGGTTCCGCTATGGTCGACAGGAAATGTTGTACGGTTCTCAGCACCTGATCTCACCCCTGGACTGGTCGAATACCCGCCGGAATTTTGAAGGCTTCAAATACTTTCACCATACCGATTCGGTACACTTCGACGCCTTCATCACCAACCCCGTAAACGCAGCAGCCGGAAATCAGCCGCTTTCCCGGTATGACAATGGCCGGGATAAGCCGGATACCTCGGTGACTTTCAGCGGGATCTACATGACATTCCTGGACGCTGGTCCTGAGCTGATCGACCTGTATTATCTCTGGCTGCGTGATGAAACCAACACGCCGAACCGCCCCGATGGTTCACGTCATACCCTGGGGGGACGCTATAAAAACTCCTGGGAAGTTCAGAACGAATGCTGCCAGGTTACCCGCATCTGGGACTTTGAAACCGAAGGTGCTTACCAGTTCGGGGTCGATGACAGCAAGCGTGTATCGGCAGGGTTCTGGACCGCAGTACTGGGTCACACCTGGACCACGGTTCCCTGGCAGCCCCGTTTGAGTGGTCTGTTCTACTACGGTTCAGGGAACCACGATCCCAACGGAAGCACGAACAATACGTTCAACACACTCTACCCGCTGGGCCACGCCTACTGGGGGATCATCGACAACCTGTCCGGTCAGAACCTGTTTGACTGGAGCCTGCAGCTGAATGCGAAGCCGGCAAAGAAGGTGAGCCTGGTCAGTGCGTTCCACTGGTTCGAAAAAGCAACCAGCAACGACTACCTGTATAACGTCGCCGGTGCTCCGGTCGGAACGCTGGGAGGCAGCCGCGACATCGGACAGGAACTCGACCTGATCGCGATTTACAACTTCAACCCGAACTTCAACATCCAGGCCGGCTACTCCTGGTTCTGGTATGGCGACTTCGTCGGGACCAACATTCCGCCACGGAATACCGCAACTCAGTTCTACGTGCAGACGACTGTGCGGTATTGA
- a CDS encoding DUF4272 domain-containing protein yields the protein MISEPGPTSRQKERADRSRQILDERKVPMWGDARISLYVDDDEQVNVQTADDVARRALVLWAVVLRADGYDWEKSRNILTDNNLLSYLSPQEQAYMDDPEPDQDTSLGFVWRLESLWVMLWALERLPDLPWPSSMCDVPLLGKTMKEAEADPEFIKNARLLPTRTLLDAQDLSMKILWAIRDAYIKELCIPQDFDWRNESDTPVSLCPMVGVVEQRNHALNWLVNFMDPLNWDEVDTPT from the coding sequence GTGATATCTGAACCGGGACCTACCAGCAGGCAAAAGGAACGAGCAGATCGTTCAAGACAAATTCTTGATGAGCGTAAAGTTCCCATGTGGGGTGACGCAAGGATCTCACTTTACGTTGATGACGATGAGCAAGTAAATGTTCAAACGGCTGATGACGTAGCCCGACGCGCTCTTGTGCTGTGGGCTGTAGTATTACGAGCTGACGGCTACGATTGGGAGAAATCCCGGAACATCCTGACGGATAATAACCTTCTGAGTTATCTGAGCCCACAGGAGCAAGCATACATGGACGATCCAGAACCTGATCAGGATACCTCACTTGGTTTTGTCTGGCGGTTGGAGAGCCTTTGGGTCATGCTTTGGGCGCTGGAAAGATTACCTGATTTACCCTGGCCTTCAAGCATGTGCGACGTTCCTCTGCTGGGTAAGACTATGAAAGAAGCGGAGGCAGACCCGGAGTTCATTAAGAACGCCAGGCTTCTTCCTACAAGAACCCTGCTCGATGCGCAAGATTTATCCATGAAGATCCTCTGGGCCATACGCGACGCTTATATCAAGGAGCTCTGTATTCCTCAGGATTTTGACTGGCGAAATGAATCCGATACTCCAGTGTCGCTCTGTCCTATGGTGGGAGTCGTTGAACAGAGGAACCATGCCCTGAACTGGCTTGTGAATTTTATGGATCCCCTCAACTGGGACGAAGTTGACACTCCAACATGA
- a CDS encoding alpha/beta hydrolase has protein sequence MRTLSLCALLLLVPVSKPVNAAEQPVALYQQQKNVVYAEVHGVGLLMDIFTPTGKSNGLAIVDVVSGAYHSDRGKLRDHERAQMFDIFCSRGYTIFAIRPGSIDKFNGPEMLENVNRGILWVKAHAGEYKIDPDRLALLGASAGGHLACMAAVSAAEPTAKTRVKAVAVFFPPTDLMNYGGLKLDITGSDRLSQAIRQLITPKGAETIDEQKLDELRTSFSPARLVQPGLPPFLLIHGTADFTVPIQQSRTMVAALEKANVPVTLIVKQGGGHPWPTIHEEVAKMADWIDAQLQPKETQVSEP, from the coding sequence GTGCGAACTCTGTCTCTCTGTGCTTTACTGCTCTTAGTCCCTGTCAGCAAACCGGTTAACGCGGCTGAACAGCCCGTGGCACTCTATCAGCAACAGAAAAATGTCGTCTACGCGGAAGTGCACGGCGTGGGACTGTTGATGGATATCTTCACCCCCACCGGCAAGTCCAACGGCCTGGCGATTGTCGATGTGGTTTCCGGCGCGTATCACTCGGACCGAGGCAAACTCCGCGATCACGAGCGGGCACAGATGTTCGATATCTTCTGCAGTCGCGGCTACACCATTTTCGCCATCCGACCTGGATCCATTGACAAATTCAACGGACCCGAAATGCTCGAGAATGTGAACCGCGGCATCCTCTGGGTCAAAGCCCATGCCGGCGAATATAAAATCGATCCGGATCGCCTGGCTCTGCTCGGTGCTTCCGCGGGAGGCCACCTCGCCTGCATGGCCGCTGTCTCCGCTGCCGAACCCACTGCCAAAACCCGCGTCAAAGCTGTCGCCGTCTTCTTTCCCCCCACCGACCTGATGAATTATGGCGGCCTGAAACTCGACATCACCGGCAGCGATCGTCTCTCGCAAGCCATCCGCCAACTGATCACCCCCAAAGGCGCGGAGACCATCGACGAACAGAAGCTGGACGAACTCCGCACCTCATTCTCCCCCGCCCGCCTGGTTCAGCCCGGCCTGCCTCCGTTCCTGCTGATTCACGGCACCGCCGACTTCACCGTTCCCATTCAACAGTCACGCACGATGGTCGCGGCACTGGAAAAAGCGAACGTCCCCGTCACGCTGATCGTCAAACAGGGAGGCGGTCATCCATGGCCGACTATCCACGAAGAAGTCGCCAAAATGGCCGACTGGATTGATGCGCAGTTGCAACCAAAAGAAACCCAGGTTTCAGAACCGTAG
- a CDS encoding DUF1501 domain-containing protein, with protein sequence MTGKDRQRFGSISRRDFMRLSALGVLGTGMSGWMRRLAAETAQNPERKRSCILLWMSGGPSQCDTFDLKPDHENGGPFKPIDTSVPGIQISEHLPQLAKAMQHLVPIRSMSTKEGDHTRATYLLRTGYLPSGPLSYPAIGSLLSKELGRDESELPNFVSIAPNKTLSPNAYGPGFLGPQYAPLVVGEGAGFVQNDEMNLDAALKVKNLELSQGINRKQADARLSILKDLEDDFQATHPGVPTSSHRSAYAAAVRMMRSKAIEAFQLDQEPDALRDAYGRNRFGQGCLLARRLVEQGVPFVEVSLNGVQGSNAFGWDTHQDNFEAVKSLSEVLDPGWGTLMSDLEQRGLLDSTLVVWMGEFGRTPKINQNTGRDHFPAAWSTVIGGGGIRGGQVVGKTSEDGMKVTDQPITVPDLMATICKALGLDPEKQNMSNIGRPIPLADHGATPIGSILKG encoded by the coding sequence ATGACAGGTAAAGACAGACAGCGATTCGGCAGCATCTCCCGGCGCGATTTCATGCGTCTCTCGGCCCTGGGTGTGCTGGGAACCGGAATGTCCGGCTGGATGAGACGGCTGGCAGCAGAGACGGCGCAGAATCCAGAGCGCAAACGTTCGTGTATTCTGCTCTGGATGTCGGGTGGGCCCAGTCAGTGCGACACTTTCGATCTGAAGCCGGACCATGAGAACGGCGGTCCTTTCAAACCGATCGACACTTCTGTCCCCGGAATTCAGATTTCGGAGCATTTGCCTCAGTTGGCGAAGGCGATGCAGCACCTGGTGCCGATTCGCTCCATGAGTACCAAAGAGGGCGATCATACGCGGGCGACATATTTATTACGCACCGGTTATCTGCCCTCGGGTCCGCTGAGTTATCCGGCCATCGGTTCGCTGTTGAGTAAAGAGCTGGGGCGTGATGAATCCGAGCTGCCGAACTTTGTGAGTATAGCCCCGAACAAAACATTGAGTCCCAACGCGTATGGTCCCGGATTTCTCGGACCCCAGTATGCGCCACTGGTTGTGGGTGAAGGGGCGGGCTTCGTGCAGAACGACGAGATGAATCTGGATGCGGCTCTGAAAGTGAAAAACCTGGAACTGTCTCAGGGAATCAACCGGAAGCAGGCGGATGCCCGGCTCTCGATTCTCAAGGACCTGGAAGATGATTTTCAGGCAACCCATCCGGGAGTGCCGACCAGCAGTCATCGGAGTGCGTATGCCGCTGCGGTGCGGATGATGCGTTCCAAGGCGATCGAAGCGTTTCAACTGGACCAGGAACCGGATGCCCTGCGGGACGCCTACGGTCGGAACCGGTTTGGCCAGGGATGTCTGCTCGCCCGGCGGCTCGTCGAACAGGGAGTTCCCTTTGTCGAGGTTTCGCTTAACGGGGTGCAGGGTTCGAACGCGTTCGGCTGGGACACGCACCAGGATAATTTCGAAGCCGTCAAAAGTCTGAGTGAAGTGCTCGACCCGGGCTGGGGAACGTTGATGAGCGACCTGGAACAACGGGGGCTGTTGGATTCGACGCTGGTAGTGTGGATGGGTGAATTCGGTCGTACGCCGAAGATTAACCAGAACACGGGTCGCGATCATTTTCCCGCAGCCTGGTCCACGGTGATCGGCGGTGGTGGGATTCGCGGCGGACAGGTGGTTGGCAAGACCAGCGAGGACGGTATGAAAGTCACCGATCAGCCGATTACGGTTCCCGATCTGATGGCCACGATCTGTAAAGCACTGGGCCTCGATCCGGAGAAGCAGAACATGTCGAACATCGGCCGCCCGATTCCATTGGCTGACCATGGTGCGACGCCGATTGGTTCGATTTTGAAGGGGTGA
- a CDS encoding SLC5 family protein — translation MQTLSSLDYAVIFAYLIGTLGLGLYIGSKIKTGSDYFLAGRRLPWWAIGMSLVATDIGAVDIIGTGGAAFSHGLAVGNFEWIGCVPAMIIGAFVFIPFFWRSGVTTIPEYMERRFNVSVRSALALCWIIFMACNLGIMLLASAKMMSLHLGMSVDACIYLTAVLVGIYTISGGLAAVVYTDMIQCIIMIGGCLLVLVIGIIDVGGIDEFQAKIRERELAQKMEPVDGVAMEQAPETEEEDLLHTSLILPADADTPFPWTGIFFGLALILSPAYWIGNQAIVQRSLGAASEFEAKAAYVWGALLKNLVPVVVAVPGLIAFIKFPELTDGDQAFPELISHLLPVGLKGLFLAAFLAALMSSIDSYLNSASTIVSNDFYKRFYRRDASDVSLLMVGRVVTFLLVIWAVGFSFFLMNRSEGIYTIFQTLMAFFQGPAFALLITGLLWRRATGIAALTGFLVGVCFSITLFALNQPDVYTALGLEPLFQISEPFLYFSIWAFVVSFSLIVIISLCTKPEPKEKIDGLVFSLQPQRGEA, via the coding sequence ATGCAGACACTGTCGTCTCTCGATTACGCCGTCATCTTCGCCTATCTGATCGGAACGCTGGGGCTGGGACTCTACATCGGCTCCAAGATTAAAACCGGTTCGGATTACTTTCTCGCCGGTCGCCGCCTCCCCTGGTGGGCCATCGGCATGTCACTTGTCGCGACCGACATCGGTGCCGTGGACATCATCGGCACCGGAGGCGCTGCCTTCTCGCATGGTCTCGCTGTTGGTAACTTCGAATGGATTGGCTGCGTTCCCGCAATGATCATCGGGGCATTCGTGTTCATTCCCTTTTTCTGGCGGAGTGGCGTAACCACGATTCCCGAATACATGGAACGGCGGTTTAACGTCTCTGTCCGTTCCGCGCTGGCCCTCTGCTGGATCATCTTCATGGCCTGCAACCTCGGCATCATGCTCCTGGCCTCTGCGAAAATGATGAGCCTGCACCTGGGCATGAGCGTCGATGCCTGCATCTATCTCACCGCGGTCCTCGTCGGCATCTATACCATCTCCGGCGGACTCGCCGCCGTGGTCTACACCGACATGATTCAGTGCATCATCATGATCGGCGGTTGCCTGCTGGTCCTGGTGATCGGCATCATCGATGTCGGCGGTATCGACGAATTTCAGGCCAAGATCAGAGAACGGGAACTGGCCCAGAAAATGGAACCCGTGGATGGCGTGGCAATGGAACAGGCTCCTGAAACAGAAGAGGAGGACCTGCTGCACACCTCGCTGATCCTGCCCGCTGATGCAGACACACCCTTCCCCTGGACCGGGATCTTCTTCGGCCTGGCTCTGATTCTGAGCCCCGCTTACTGGATCGGTAACCAGGCCATCGTGCAGCGTTCGTTAGGGGCCGCCAGTGAATTCGAAGCCAAGGCCGCGTATGTCTGGGGAGCCCTGCTTAAAAATCTGGTCCCGGTCGTCGTCGCGGTGCCCGGCCTGATCGCCTTTATCAAATTCCCCGAACTGACCGATGGAGACCAGGCCTTCCCCGAACTGATTTCACATCTGCTGCCTGTCGGTCTTAAAGGGCTGTTTCTCGCCGCGTTCCTGGCAGCGCTGATGTCCAGCATCGACTCGTATCTCAACTCCGCCTCGACCATCGTCTCCAACGACTTTTACAAACGCTTCTATCGCCGGGACGCCAGCGATGTCTCCCTGCTCATGGTAGGTCGCGTGGTCACGTTTTTGCTCGTGATCTGGGCCGTCGGCTTTTCCTTCTTCCTGATGAACCGCAGCGAAGGCATCTACACCATTTTCCAGACGCTGATGGCCTTCTTCCAGGGACCCGCATTCGCTCTGCTGATTACCGGCCTGCTCTGGAGACGGGCGACCGGCATCGCCGCCCTGACCGGATTCCTCGTCGGCGTCTGTTTCTCGATCACCCTGTTCGCCTTGAATCAGCCCGACGTCTACACCGCCCTGGGCCTCGAGCCCCTGTTCCAGATCTCCGAACCGTTCCTCTACTTTTCGATCTGGGCGTTTGTCGTTTCATTCTCGCTGATTGTAATCATCAGCCTGTGTACCAAACCCGAGCCCAAAGAAAAAATCGACGGCCTGGTCTTCAGTCTCCAGCCCCAGAGAGGTGAAGCATGA
- a CDS encoding SGNH/GDSL hydrolase family protein produces the protein MIHRAATFLLTCTLLTGMHFTTDSLSAAEPATIVTFGDSTTATRGPLVVYSMILAKELPQQGVPVKVINAGIGGNTTQNAIARFEKDVLAKQPDLVVIQFGINDSAVDVWKDPPAKASRVSQKQYEANLRSLIDQLQQRDIKVILMTSNSLRWIPRIKKLYGKPPYNSDDPQGFNLFLKDYAQSVREIAREKQVPLVDIYTAFEEFDKHPDQSTDDLLLDGMHPNTAGQRKVADLLIPQIKKTLAASQK, from the coding sequence ATGATTCACCGCGCTGCCACCTTTCTGCTGACCTGCACACTGCTGACAGGCATGCATTTCACTACAGACAGCCTCTCCGCTGCGGAGCCGGCGACCATCGTCACCTTCGGCGATTCCACCACCGCCACCCGCGGTCCGCTGGTCGTCTATTCCATGATCCTCGCCAAAGAACTGCCGCAGCAGGGGGTTCCCGTCAAAGTGATCAATGCCGGCATCGGCGGTAACACCACACAGAACGCCATCGCCCGGTTCGAGAAAGACGTGCTGGCCAAGCAGCCTGATCTGGTCGTCATTCAGTTCGGCATCAACGATTCCGCCGTCGACGTCTGGAAAGATCCCCCCGCGAAAGCCTCGCGCGTTTCACAGAAACAGTACGAGGCCAACCTCCGTTCCCTCATCGATCAGCTGCAGCAACGTGATATCAAGGTCATCCTGATGACTTCGAATTCGCTCCGCTGGATTCCGCGTATTAAAAAACTGTATGGCAAGCCGCCTTACAATTCCGATGATCCCCAGGGCTTCAACCTTTTTCTGAAAGACTACGCCCAGTCGGTCCGTGAGATCGCCCGCGAGAAACAGGTCCCGCTGGTTGACATCTACACCGCCTTTGAAGAGTTCGACAAGCATCCCGATCAGTCCACCGATGACCTGCTGCTCGACGGCATGCATCCCAACACCGCCGGCCAGCGGAAAGTCGCCGATCTGCTGATTCCCCAGATCAAAAAAACACTCGCAGCGTCGCAGAAATAA
- a CDS encoding DUF1559 domain-containing protein gives MSSARFPRRAFTLIELLVVIAIIAILIALLLPAVQQAREAARRSTCKNNLKQLGIALHGYHEAHGSLPPNSNGGPNNLPNGFSWRVMILPLIDQGPLYNKFNFSLRITEPTHLELCQTILPVYLCPSDPTSAIKSDLHTNWCFPGNATGASGTVGSSGNCDPSGGPYTQTAAVTTYTGVAGLHPDNGPGGLFRRRQTKVVRFRDMTDGVSNTLAVGESSPKYNPFSAWVSSDSPVPTAYAINSSSLLCGPSPCQYPSIGWPQTTASQSFHEGGAHFLVGDGSVHFLSENMDLQVFQQLGHISDGLPTGGLPQ, from the coding sequence ATGAGTTCAGCCAGGTTCCCCCGTCGTGCGTTTACGTTGATTGAGTTGCTGGTCGTCATCGCCATCATTGCGATTTTGATCGCTCTACTCCTGCCGGCAGTACAACAGGCCCGCGAAGCAGCCCGTCGCTCGACCTGCAAAAATAATCTCAAACAGCTGGGTATCGCCCTGCACGGCTATCACGAAGCCCACGGTTCCCTGCCTCCGAATTCCAACGGCGGACCCAACAATCTCCCCAACGGTTTCAGTTGGCGGGTCATGATTCTGCCCCTCATCGATCAGGGACCCCTGTATAACAAATTCAACTTCAGCCTCCGCATCACCGAGCCGACTCACCTGGAACTCTGCCAGACCATCCTCCCGGTTTACCTCTGTCCCAGCGATCCGACATCAGCCATCAAAAGTGATCTGCACACCAACTGGTGCTTTCCCGGGAATGCGACCGGAGCCAGCGGTACCGTTGGTTCGTCAGGCAACTGTGACCCCTCGGGCGGCCCTTATACCCAGACCGCCGCGGTAACCACTTACACGGGCGTCGCCGGTCTGCACCCCGATAACGGACCGGGGGGCCTGTTCCGCCGCCGACAAACCAAAGTCGTTCGCTTCCGCGATATGACCGACGGCGTTTCCAATACGCTGGCCGTCGGGGAAAGCTCGCCGAAATATAACCCGTTCAGCGCCTGGGTCTCCAGCGACAGTCCGGTGCCTACCGCGTATGCCATCAACAGTTCCTCATTGCTCTGCGGACCCTCGCCCTGTCAGTATCCCAGCATCGGCTGGCCACAGACCACCGCCTCTCAGAGTTTCCACGAAGGGGGCGCCCATTTCCTGGTCGGTGATGGCAGTGTGCATTTCCTGAGTGAAAACATGGACCTGCAGGTGTTCCAGCAGCTGGGTCACATATCCGACGGCTTACCCACGGGCGGCCTGCCTCAGTAA